From a region of the Mycobacterium sp. SMC-8 genome:
- a CDS encoding PP2C family protein-serine/threonine phosphatase has protein sequence MLAPSNGDTLSLLLVEDDRADAILVEELIADAGADICVVWAESMARAEQEISIARPDCILLDLHLHDTHGIDGVNRIAKHDPAIPIVVLTGLNDEHVGVSAVSAGAQDYLVKDRVDPEVLRRAVLYAIERKRAELTAVDLHASQLRARENARLERGLLPSPLLLDDPGVEIVTQYRPSRENALLGGDFYDFVQTPDRTVHVMIGDVAGHGADEAALGVALRIAWRALTFAGLRGADRMKQLERILRAERAGRGIFATVLSLAIPPEGPMITAVRAGHPGMLLHGQGTVDWVEPPGGPALGLHGRDWEPQQIELPPGKGLVLLTDGLFEGHIGRGNERLGEHGLLELARSLAALPGRAFVDALIDAVEERAASHGGIADDIAVVRVERTARA, from the coding sequence ATGCTCGCCCCGAGTAACGGCGACACGCTGTCGCTGCTCCTCGTGGAGGACGATCGCGCAGACGCGATCCTGGTCGAAGAGTTGATCGCCGACGCCGGGGCCGACATCTGCGTGGTCTGGGCCGAATCGATGGCGCGGGCCGAGCAGGAGATCTCGATCGCCCGGCCCGACTGCATCCTGCTGGACCTGCACCTGCACGACACCCACGGGATCGACGGGGTCAACCGCATCGCCAAACACGACCCGGCCATCCCGATCGTCGTGCTCACCGGACTCAACGACGAACACGTCGGCGTGTCGGCGGTTTCGGCGGGCGCACAGGACTATCTGGTCAAGGACCGGGTCGATCCCGAGGTGCTGCGTCGCGCGGTGCTGTACGCGATCGAACGCAAGCGGGCCGAGCTCACCGCGGTCGACCTGCACGCCAGCCAGCTGCGGGCCCGCGAAAACGCCCGGCTCGAACGCGGGCTGCTGCCCTCGCCGCTGCTGCTCGACGATCCAGGCGTCGAGATCGTCACCCAGTACCGGCCCAGCCGGGAGAACGCGCTGCTCGGCGGCGACTTCTACGATTTCGTGCAGACGCCGGACCGCACGGTGCACGTGATGATCGGCGACGTGGCCGGTCACGGCGCCGATGAGGCCGCGCTCGGGGTGGCGCTGCGCATCGCGTGGCGGGCGCTGACCTTCGCCGGGCTGCGCGGCGCGGACCGGATGAAACAGCTGGAGCGGATCCTGCGCGCCGAGCGCGCTGGTCGCGGCATCTTCGCGACGGTGCTCAGCCTCGCGATCCCGCCGGAGGGTCCGATGATCACCGCGGTGCGGGCCGGCCATCCGGGCATGCTGTTGCACGGCCAGGGCACCGTCGACTGGGTCGAACCGCCGGGCGGCCCGGCGCTGGGCCTGCACGGACGCGACTGGGAGCCCCAGCAGATCGAGTTGCCGCCGGGCAAGGGGCTGGTGTTGCTGACCGACGGCCTGTTCGAGGGACACATCGGCCGTGGCAACGAGCGTCTCGGTGAACACGGCCTGCTCGAGTTGGCGCGCTCGCTGGCCGCGCTACCCGGACGCGCATTCGTCGACGCGCTCATCGACGCCGTCGAGGAGCGGGCGGCGTCGCACGGCGGGATCGCCGACGACATCGCGGTGGTGCGGGTGGAACGGACGGCACGCGCATGA